In [Clostridium] cellulosi, one genomic interval encodes:
- a CDS encoding extracellular solute-binding protein (High confidence in function and specificity) encodes MKKVLKGTACVLLALSLMASVTACSKGSNSSTTSGTSGGKITLTIWDQSVGETDPTAKLLPEVVKEWNEKHPNVQVTRNGTSGEQYKTKIKTALAANEAPDVFYGFGGGSFMQPYIVGGNCLVLDDYLSQDTLSKLRPGMIEGCKVNGKIYTLPCYTHIANLYVNTYLFDKAGAKVPTNYEELLDAVKKLKAAGITPAVLGEKDRWPGMYWFDIIAMRQAGNAACIEAFKDPKKFDSPDFIEAARKLQELAKAGLFNSSMFSMSYDEMLNAYNNEQGAMMFQANWVNAGIEDSSSKAKGHVKVVVFPVFSDGKGKASEFFGGGQDGFYVSANTKSPKDAVEFLTYLSEQLGTRGYLAGAGLPCWDTTGLDTSSLSELDTTDAKLLDTATSFITWWDNIFPAESAETHKNLIAELLANKITPQDFCKQMAQLKPTELAF; translated from the coding sequence ATGAAAAAGGTTCTCAAAGGCACAGCATGCGTTCTTTTAGCGCTGAGCTTAATGGCCAGTGTAACAGCATGCTCCAAGGGTTCCAATTCATCAACGACTTCCGGTACTTCCGGTGGCAAAATCACGTTGACCATCTGGGACCAGTCAGTTGGTGAAACGGATCCTACTGCAAAACTTTTGCCAGAGGTCGTAAAGGAATGGAATGAAAAACATCCGAATGTTCAGGTAACACGTAACGGGACGTCGGGTGAGCAGTATAAGACAAAGATTAAAACCGCTTTGGCTGCAAATGAAGCTCCCGATGTTTTCTACGGTTTTGGCGGCGGCAGCTTTATGCAGCCATACATAGTGGGCGGCAACTGCCTTGTTTTGGATGATTATCTCTCACAAGATACCTTAAGTAAACTGCGCCCCGGTATGATAGAGGGCTGCAAAGTAAACGGCAAGATTTACACACTTCCTTGCTACACACATATTGCAAACCTTTATGTAAACACATATTTGTTCGATAAGGCAGGAGCAAAAGTTCCTACCAACTATGAAGAACTTCTTGATGCAGTTAAGAAGCTCAAGGCTGCTGGCATTACACCTGCGGTACTTGGCGAAAAAGACCGTTGGCCGGGCATGTATTGGTTTGATATCATTGCAATGCGCCAGGCTGGTAATGCTGCTTGCATCGAAGCCTTCAAAGATCCGAAGAAGTTTGACTCACCTGACTTTATCGAAGCTGCGAGAAAACTTCAGGAACTGGCAAAAGCCGGTCTCTTTAACAGCAGCATGTTCAGCATGAGCTATGATGAAATGCTTAATGCGTACAATAACGAGCAAGGCGCTATGATGTTCCAGGCTAACTGGGTAAATGCCGGTATTGAAGACAGCTCTTCCAAGGCAAAAGGCCATGTCAAAGTTGTAGTCTTCCCGGTATTTTCTGACGGTAAAGGTAAAGCATCCGAGTTCTTTGGCGGCGGCCAAGATGGCTTCTATGTCAGCGCTAACACAAAGAGCCCGAAAGATGCAGTTGAATTCCTCACATATTTGAGCGAACAGCTCGGAACAAGAGGCTATCTTGCAGGTGCCGGACTCCCGTGCTGGGATACAACTGGACTGGATACCTCCTCACTGTCTGAGCTGGATACGACAGATGCAAAACTGCTTGATACTGCGACATCCTTCATTACTTGGTGGGACAATATTTTCCCTGCTGAGTCTGCTGAGACACACAAGAATTTGATTGCTGAACTTTTGGCAAACAAGATCACTCCTCAAGATTTCTGCAAGCAAATGGCTCAGCTCAAACCAACTGAATTGGCATTCTGA